The DNA region agTATTAACGTAATACTGATCCTTATTCTTTATTGAACAATTACAAAGTATATGTGAGCTTTATACTTTGACTTTTTGAGGTGTTATAAGtgtaataaatatgaaaataatagtaatattaaacattttccgTTTGATTTCTTGCAGGTGAATCCCCTGATAAATGCCATTGTGCAGGATCGCTTCGAGGAGGCATTGGAGGAGGCTCGTGAGATAGACAACGTGATAGCGTTGGGGATCAACAGCGTGGAGTCGATGGAGGAGCTGACCCCGTTGCTGGGCATTCCGGTGACCGTCAAGGAGAGTATTGCCGTCAAGGGCATGACCAACCAGGCAGGTCGGGTCTTCAAGACGCCGCAGATAGCCAAGTCGGATGCTCCCGTGGTGGAGCAGATTAAGCGCTCCGGCGGCATCATCCTGCTGGTGTCCAACACACCGGAGCTCTGCCTGCTGTGGGAGACTTACAACAACGTGACGGGTCAGACGAAGAATCCGTATGACCTGAAGCGTACGCCGGGCGGATCCTCGGGCGGCGAGGCGGCCCTCCTGGCCAGCGGTGCCTCCCTGCTGGGCCTCACCTCCGACATAGGCGGCTCCTCACGCCTGCCGGCCATGTTCAGTGGCATTTGGGGCCACAAGCCCACGCCGTATGCGGTTTCCTTCAGAGGTCATCACCCGACGAGTGACTTCCCCAAGTGGGGGGACTTCTTCACCATCGCGCCGATGACCCGCTACGCCAAGGatctgccgctgctgctcaAGTGCATGAGTGATCCCACGGGTCCCAAGCTAACGCTGGACAGGCCGATCAGTGTGAATGGGATCCGGTTCTTCTTCATGGACAACGATGGACCATCGGGAATGATGCGACCGCTGAGCAGGGATCTGCATGCGGCCATCAACCGCGTGGCCACCGATTTCAATGCCAAGCGAGTGAACATCCGCAAAATGAAGTGGTCGCTGGACATCTCGCTGTCCGCCATGCTTACCATGAAGAACATCGAGACCATCTACCACAAGACGGAGGAGGGCGAGCAGCCCAAGACCGTGTGCAAGGAGACGGTAAAGTACTTCTTCGGATGCTCGGACAGCATCCTTCCGTCGGTGATCTTTGGCCACCTGCAGAACTTCATGAAGATCATCCCAAACTCGCGCCACAAGCACCTGGCCAGCATCATCGAGGCGCTCAAGACTGAATTCAAGGAGATGCTGGGCAACGACGGCGTCTTCCTCTACCCGACCTTTCCCAACACGGCGCACCAGCACTACCAGATCTACCACAAGCTCCTGGAGCCCATGTACATGGCCATTTTCAACACGCTTGGCCTGCCGGTGACCAACTGCATGATCGGTCTGGATCGGCGCAACTTGCCCATGGGCATCCAGGTGGTGGCCAACCCGGGCCAAGATCATCTCAGCCTGGCGGTGGCCCGCGAAATGGAGCGCCGCTACGGCGGTTGGGTGCGTCCTCCGTCCGAGgacagccacagcagcagtgGGAGTAGCAAGCAGCGTGGCTAGGGAGCTCTGACCGGAGGATTGGCTTTATCCTGTGTGTGATTCATTTGtactttgttttgttattaGCTAATTGTACACTGTCGAGCAGTTAGAGAATTTCAGAGAGactttaaattgatttagaCAAATCACTGTTATCAGCCGGAGTTGGCTGACTGGTAGAAAGGAATCCCTAGAGCAGCCTCTACACATTATCAGCATTTTATTCGACCACACATCACACCACTAAATGTTCGGGACCTTCGAAATTAGTAATCCCTCAATCGCGAGTCATTACCCATTGTATTAAATTATTGTGAAAAACTCCCATGAGCTGTACATCGTAATCGTATTATCTTTACCTATATGTAAATATTCGTCTAGCAACTAAGTGTTAGGTTTATGTCGCGTCCGGCAAAGATCGATAAATATAACcagtatgtgtatgtatgtacgtttTGTAGCATCTCGTTTGAGCAACTTGAAAACTTTACAACTTTTGCAAAGAACCAAATTCGTTGAATAAATACGTaacagaaaaaatattaaccgAAATTTCAACTTCTGTGGCGCAACTTCTGTGGCCGCCGAAAAGCAGTTGGCCTCCACTTAGAAGCCATCGAGGGAGGTCCGACTTCGAGTCCGACTCCAAGTCCGCGAGTGCTTAAAATTGGGCCCACCTGAGCGGTGGACCCGAAGACAAAGTGAAACAAGTATTAGACGGCTACTAGAGACAATACACGCTTGGATACGTGTACCACTTAATAAATGGTTCCACTTCGCTGCCCGGCTTAGAGAATCTTACTACAGTCGTACCTGTTTTTGGTGAATTTCAGTACTGCTGATTGGAATAACAGATTTCATATAGGTAAAACTCGACGAGGGGTAATGTTGTATTATGTtgcaatataatttaatatatctgttttcaatttttcaaagGAAACTTGACATTGATAGTAGGTTtcctttattattattaaaaacagCAACTTAAATCTCcttaaaaatgaaatgcaaaaaggcATCAAATGTAAATTCTTCCCATCGAGGAGCGACTGTAGTGCTACCTACTTACCCAGAGACTGGGAAATCTAATCTAATAGCCTTAATCGTGCGCATGCGCGCAGTTTTCCCAGCCAGCTGCCTTTTAGTGAGTTTAGTGAGTGTCCAATGCACTTTTGTCATTCGAGTTGCCGTATTTTGGGCACATTTTATTGGCCCGGCTGGGCAAATTTGGAGTTGGACTGGGggtttgttatttttctattgcaaaaatgtgttttcgCGTGCGTGTGTAAGTGGttagtttttggcttttggagTAGCCCAAGGTTGCGCCAATACGGCTTTCGCAATTCCGCTGCCGAACGTGGTATTTGGCCAGAAAACTCGGAGGTAACTCAGATTCTTGCCCAAGAATGTGGCGGTCGCTGGTGTTTCAAAGTGTTTTCTGGCCAATGCCAGGCGGGAAAATTGAAGCTACCAGTATTGCCTCGAAATTGGGtgaaaacattttgaattGCTTACAGCGGAAAAGTGCAAGCGGCGTGACGAAAACTGTGGAAATCTTGTCTTCTGTGGAAGTCGTGGTCCGACTACCTGTCAGGGAATTACTGAAAGGCAAAGCCTCTCTTTCTTTTCTCCCCTGGAAGGGGAAGGCACTCTACCTGAGATACCTGTGCACTCCAGAGAGCCGAAACTGTTTCGAAATCCAGCGAAACTGGTGTGAGAGGCATTCCAAGAAGATGTGAGAAGGCCATGCTGGTAGAAGGAATAATTCCGAAATTTCGGACTATATTAAttaactataaatatatacatatgtatgtataattgAACACACACACTACACTGTTCTTATGCTATTTTTCaggcaaattaaaaactttttcaaaaaTACCCCGATATAATGCGGGGTTACGCGAGATCTTAAGCAATTCTCTGTAATTCGAATAAAGTACTTTGGCCAAGTCTAAGCTTCCAAGTTCGTACCAACAATGTTGAGCCGTTTAAGGGGGCCATTAATccaaaaaactacaaaatcCGTCCCTGATTAAACACTCGAACGGTTATCAATTTTAGTGGCCTGCCTTGTGCGCCGAAATCAACGACCTCAGCACAAATTCGGATTGGAGAGATATAACTACAAATGTACGTTTGCAGAGAGGGAGAGCGGAAATATCATTCCAGTCGCCAGCATTCCAGGCCATGCTGACCAACCGTATTCCGGCTTCGAGTCGGAACGGAGCGTTCATTTGAAAACTGAACCTAGAAGCGGGCGGTTGTGTTTGTTCCACGGCCTGTGCTTCACTGTAGTCCCAGTCCAAGCTAGACTGTACTTAAAACCTTAGTAATCTGCGCATTTGAGGTGACAAATCCATCGCATATTTGTTTACCGTGATCTACGCAGAGAGATTAAAACTGTGTCGATTACCGTGTTAAATCAACTAAAAACCAGTGTGATATTAACCCCGTAAGACTCAGACATGTGCTGCCAAAGACTCCACACTCTTTGGCCAGCTCGTTTTGAAGCCGAAAGTAGCCGATGCCACGTGTTTGTTCCACATGCAACGTGTAGGCAGAAGCGATATTACAAAGGCTATATATTTAACTCAAATTTGGCCATGACGAGCACATGCACTCGCTATGTAATctgtttaaaaatttattttataataatacatgtacttgtatatattttgacAGATgctgaatttttatttcatgcTGAAACTATTTAAATAGTCCAGAAAAACTAGTAGAAGTACCCTTCGTAAAAATAACAGCAGGAACACGGGATTTTAGGTGAAACTTATGAGGGCTAGGATTTATTCTTTGATGCCCTAACCTTAACAATTTGCaatggaaaaaagaaaacgaaaaacagAATGATGCGTGAATTATGAATTATGTGATGGCAGAGGGCGGGTCAAGCAGCTACAACTATTTCTCTTTGGGGGGCAACGTCTTTCGCGGCTTTGGCTCAGGTGGATCGATAAGATTGCCGTGACGGACCACGTCGATGTGGCCCAGGCGGATCATCTTCTCCTCCCAAACGGAAATCGATTTCCTAAAACGCACAAAAAAGGTGTTGGTTCTTAGAAACAGGGTTTAATAGTTATTTCAAAATGAGTAATGGAAATAATGTTTGAAGAATAAGATACattgatttttgtattgggGAGAGAGGGACCGCCATCACGAAAGAAAAATCTAACGACCACGTGATCGTAATACGCACTTTGAAAACAAATCCAGGTGCCAATATGTAGaaccttaaaaataaaaagttacGCAAGCATATCATGGCAGAATCTTATTTTGGGCCATTTGGgctttaaagttttaaaaaaagtgTAATAAAAGATTTGGAAGAAGGTAATGGTTcgaataaacaaaataaacctTTATTAGGGGGATTATCATGACGTCAGCCGAAAAGAATTATTTGGATCTAAAGTTTTTACTCAAAATTGAAACTAATTGTTACTtatttcaaaacttttaaatcgAAATGCTGAGATCCATATCTAGCATTCTCAgtaattttttgcaaaaatttaatttacaattactTAAATTCTACAAGTTTAATTCCAAAACTACCACTTACCTGTAGAGCTCCATCTCCTGGCGCGACTCCTGCATGTAGACCTCCTTCTCGGAGTCTGAGAGGCGGGTCCACTTGGCGGTGGTCTTCTGATGCCACTCGCGGTAGGTTTGCTTGGCTCCCTGTGGAGTGTTGGTGCGTTCGCTGGCAATGAATCGCAGGAAGGCCGAGGCGGGCTTTTTGGGGCGCCCCAGCTCCTTGACCCGCTTGCGCAGCTGGCGGCGCTCCTTGGCCTCAACGATATCCTGCTTGAGCTGCTTGATCTCGGCCCGCTGTTCTTCAGTAAGAGTGGCATCGTACTTTGTGCGCTGCTCCAGGTAGATTTGTTGGTCCCGCTTGAACTCGGCCTGCAGGCGCTCCTTCAACTGTGCATCGACATCCGACCAGCTCTTAGACAGCTGGCGCACCACCTCGACGGTGGTAATCTGGGGGTTGGCAGCCTTCAGCTTGGGCCGCTGCTCACGCATGAAGCGAAAGTAGGGAGTCAGTGGTTTCTTTGGTCGCGGCGGCAGGCccacctgctcctccagtGTTTTCGACGGCACTACCGGAGTGTTGCTGATGCTGGCTGCTGCAAGGGGCCTAGGGGGTTTGAGGGGTCGGTGGTCGGTGTCATTGGCACGAGTTGGAGCACTGGGTGGCCAATCTTTGGCTACAACTTGCCTGACTTTGTTGATCAGCGAGCCGATGAGGCCTCCACGCGAAGACATCAGAGTTGTGGTGTAGATCATGATCTCAATGGCGATCCTGCTTCTTCACGTCGTAATCTATTAGAAAATCACGGAGAACTTGTTGCATTTACGGAAAATATGATTTACGTAAAAAAATGCGGCATTCTAGGCCGAGCGTTGCCACCTGGTTAGGTACTTCAGCTTGGTGCTGCCACAAAGTCTTAAGCTTTCGTTATCGACTGACGACCATCTCTATTAACAATTGCCATAAccttgtttattttgtattgtttCTCTGATAAAAGCCTAACATAAAATAATCCTACGAAAGGATGACCAACAACGATGCGGCGGCTGAGACAGCCGGCTCCAGTCGGGCCAGCGGCAGCAAACAGCAGCCGAAGCTGGAAATCACCGAGAAAGTGCGAGTCCTGTGCCTGCACGGTTACCGCCAGAATGGAGAAACCTTCAAAAGCAAGCTGGGATCCTTCCGCAAGTTCGCCAACAAGTATGCCGAGTTCGTGTTCATCACAGCGCCGCACGTGGCCAAAGCACAGGAGTCGGCGGCGGAGCCTGTGCCGGAGCAGAGGAGTTGGTGGGCGAACAAGGACGATGGATCCTTCAAGGGAACTAACAAGGGTGGTCCTGCCTTCGGCTTTCAGGAAAGCCTGCGCAGCGTGGAGGAGGCGTGGCGAACGCAGGGTCCCTTTCAGGGACTTCTGGGCTTCTCACAGGGCGCCTGCTTCGTGGGCCTTATATGCGGCCTGGCTAAAAAGAAGTGTATGTCTTGTCAGATATCTGAAAATAAAACCTTTGTTATGAGTGAACTTTGTCCCGCAGTGACCTCTATCCGGCCGGAGTTTGCTGTGCTAGCCTCGGGATTCTTGTCTGGCAGTCTGGTGCACATGAGCGCCTACGAAGAGGCCATCAACATACCTACGCTGCACATCTACGGGCAGACGGATGAGATCATTCCCAAGGAAATGAGCGAGTCCCTGACTGCGCACTTCAAGAACGCGGAAGTCCTGGAACACACCGGTGGACACTACTTCCCGGCCACGGcgcagcaaaagcaaatatttattaacttcTTCCAGGATCGGCTGCAAGAGTACCTGGAGCACCAGGAATTGCAGCAAAGCGGCAATGCCTCCTTTGTGGACAGTGGAGCGGAGGATGACAACGATGCCGAGGTGGCCGCCATGACGGCCGAGCTGGACGAGAGTGATTAGCCGAGGGACGGGGGTTTTTTCGTTcgtttttaataataattaaatcttattattacaaaataatgatttgattataaattataatataattagaTCCCAATATTAGTTAAATATTCACTCTGCTTACGAAGGATCAAGCGAATCGGGTATTGAAATTTCTGCAAATTCGCTCAGTTcgcacatttgtttttatgacTTTGTGTATTTTCTCAACAAATTCGtataaattccattaaaaaGAAACAATCAAGTGGGGGTAGGGTAAAATTAAAGCCGAATATTATAAATCCCATTCCAAAGTACAATTTTGTGTTGGAACCATAGTGAATTGTTCCTTGGTATTAACAAcgaaaaatgcatatttaGCTATTGCGGCTGCGACTGCAGCTTTTGCTTTTTCACCAGGCTGGGAAGTTGAAAATCGCAGACAGATCTTCCTTATTTGTCCGGACTTTCAATTTCATACATTTCGTTTGCGGGGGACAAGCGAGCGACAGTAGTAGGGAGTCTCTGGATTTAGCGGATTTAGTTTGTCtcgttttgctgctgctgttgcttttgatGATGtgtttgctgctgtttgttgttctcGTAGGGGtgattgactgactgactgctgttgttgcttccTTATGCAACCTGCTCCTGTCCGTTCGAGGCCTCTTGGTTTTTCATGACTTCGGGTAAGTCTGGCGGTGCCGAGTAGGGTGTCATGTCCAGTGTCTCAAAGTCGCCCACCTCGTTCCttaaaatagaaacaaaatcCGATGTTGTACTACGATTAGCTGTAAGCCTGTAAGCGGTACACGTGCCGCTCGACCGCCTAGTGCGCTAGATAACCCGCACCCGGCTTATCAGCCACTCTCACCTGAATGTCAAACCCAGCTGCGCCGGAGCCTGCGCCTTGGCCGTGGACACCGTCACGCCGTAGTCCTGCAACGTGCTCTCGTCCTCCATGACATCGTTGTCCTGATTGTATAACCGCTGATCCACGGGCTGCACCTTCAGTATGCCTGCAATCGATGGTATTTATGGTCAGTCATGGAGTTACCCAATAATGGCGCTGCTCTATAAATAGAAGCCAACACTTACCCTCAATCATTCGCTTCAGCTCGGCCACCGTTGTGTTCTCCTTGGCGTCCGTGAAGATGGTGGTCTTTTGTCGCCTGATCATGAGAAACACGTCCTGCAAAGAAGGGGAAAGGCATTTGATTCGATACGATTTGTTTCGGTCAAAGTTCAGTGGCGCTTTCTTAGTGTGTCATGTTCTCTGCGATTGCAATCACAAAGGCGATGTGTATACATGAATTGAAAGCGCATCGGTATCTATGGCAGTAGCATCTGCGATGCACTGCATCCTTTCTAGGCTGTCCGACACCGGCACCAGCACTCACCATGTTGCGGAGTTTGTTGCGCTGGCTGGGACTGCGGCTGAAATGCGGATTTGAGTTAACCAGGTGGCGAGTGCTCTATATTCCGGAACTGACGGCGAGGGCAGCGCTTCCTTTGGCGGTCGCGGACGTTCGTTTCGATCGGCTGGAATTTTCCTACTTCGCTTGCACCACCGCTGCTGGGCGCTTCTTTTTTTCGCTATGTACCACTCGACCGGAGTTGGGGGGCGGGCGCAAGAGGGTGTGGCGTGCGGTTTGCGGTACGGCGAGCAAGCGTGAGTGTCTATGTTCGTGCAACAGCTTCCTAAGTTGCCCCGCACTTGTAGGTTTTCGTAGTTTTACGATTTTTTCTGgccttttgctgctgctttctcAACTAATTAGAGCTGTCAAACCATCGATGGTCGCACCGATAGTATTGTATCGATAGTTCAGGGTCAGCGGCCTTCATTGTCTAGACCCATCGCTATTTCGATACTACTGCACAGCTTTTAACACGGAAGTGTCTAAAGCATTGgcaatttgtattaatttgtatatgcACAAACTTTAAAATTCTATTTACCTTCATTagtgtatatttattttaaatcaatttattttcaagcTATAATCACTAAAGTAAAGAGACTGTGCAGCCCTTGTTATTGCCAAGAAAATGTACTAGAAAATACCGCAGTAGCTTAGCTGTCAGTGTCACTTTTCTCGTTTCGCCTGTTTTATTTGCCACGAAATGGTTTTGCTAGACAATTCGAAcgtaaataaatgaaatactttCAAAATAAAAGGAGAAATTATCGTATTCCCTTTCAGTTCATCCTGCGCCTGGAAAAGATCGCTAATGCGGCCAAGAAGGACTCCTCCTTTACGTTGACGTTCAAGCGATGTAAGTGGATCCCGAAAAACATGGTGATTTGGAACAAATTTGCAATCTAATTAATGTCCCGTAGATGATGGCAACGATAAGCCCGTGCCGAGAGCAGGACGGCCACCGCTGCCCAAGCCGGAGACCTATATGTGCCTAATGCGAGCCCAGTCCAAATCCCAGAAGGTAATTTCGATCGAACTgactaattaatattaataacaataaaccaACCTTCCCGACAGATTTCCACCGTTGTTCGGCAGGAGGATGTGCCCGCCATGATGGGCATGTACTCGCAGTTCATGAAGAGCAAGATGGACGGACTGAAGCGAGTGAAGAAGGTCAAAAGCAAAGCCAAGGCGACAAAGGGTTAATCCGGGAGTAGTCTTAGTTAGATTTTATTTGACTGTTAACTGGTCGTTTGTTTTAAATCTTAAATGCATCATTTTGTACGGAAGATAGGCTATACGTCTTATTTCTATCATCAATCCGACGCAGATCGAGCAGCCACTTTggcagttgttgctgcctcAACCCGTAAATGAACTTTGGCCTTATCAGATCAACCAAACTGTAGAGATCCTCGTTCATGTGGTTCTGACTTATGAGCTCCTCGTCTACGTAAATTACGTCGATTCCTTGAAAGAGCCCTGTGCGAAAGCAGTCAGGAGCCTTCGGCAAAAAGTCCAGGTAGCCTGAAAGGCACTCCACAATCAAATATCGTGTATGGCCGTCTACAAATATATGTGTTGTTAGACTACCAACAGACAAAAGACCCAGAGGGAATACCAACTTTCTATATAGAACAAATGGCACTCCAAgccgttttctttttttcctgcTGGTATCAATGTAATGGTGATCTCGTTTCCATCGTAAACTATTCGGGTAGGATTATTTGGAAGCAGGGTTTTAAATGTGCAGCTCTCTGAAACAGATTTTTGGGATTTCAGCCGTGAGATGTCCAGCTGAGACCCTACAGCCAGATTGCACCAATTTTGTGGAATAATTAGATCTCCTGAGGCGGCTGATGAAAAGAGCAAAGCTCCACAGTGCTGGAAGGCAAAATGGTATTAAAAGCGAGCTCATATAGACTGTATACGTACCTCCTCATAAGAACTGTAAGCCTTTCCTGATTCCACCTTTAGGGGCTGGCCTATGTCATTCAAAAACATTATTAGTTATCCGCCAACTTCTTacgcatttgttttttttatttttgtgttacCAGATCGCACCAACTAGAAAATCCGAATTCTTCAAGAACAATTTTCTTcataattttctaattttaaGTTAAGTTGTGgaacattttgtaaatataaGAAAATCCCTTCATAGAAAAAAACTCactcaatattaattaaatctgataaaatacatttgtttGGTCGCATCAAATCATTCTGAAATATTCATTCCAAAATCGttatacttacatatgtatatctgaaCTTCAAAAACATCCAAGCACCTTTCCTTTTGTAAAGCAGTCAAAGAAAAACACGGATTTTAGCTTAATAAGTATAATGGTTTTCTTTAAACTTTTCGTTTTAGTAAACGTACATACTGTTTGTTATATTTCTATCACAATGAATATTTGTGTCGCGCGTGTTAAGTGTGAGATGGGCTTGTCTTTGATAAAGAATTCGATCACGATACAAGGGATACAATGAAATTTACTTATGCTAGCATCTAACGCTTCACGAACAAATCGCCACGCATAagttagttttaaattttaccaaatttatttttgcttttagaACAAAGACAGTCTTTATCAATATCCGAAGGAATCTGCAGTTGAGTTCCCCAACTTTGCTGCACACCCGATATTGCGGTGCAATAGATGCTTGTTACTCCACATTTTGGCCATTGATGAGCAAGTGTGTGCGTAATGTTTAAAGATGATGATTGCAATGGTAACGTAAGGGGATATAAAGTATTTGGAAACGAAAAAAAGATTCTATCATCCCTGTACATGTACATTTGGGGAGCAGGGCGTCCCCAAGGTGCTGGTGTACAACAAGAAAATGACTAAGCACATAGAGTGCACATAGAAATACATAGAGTGcacatagaaataataacaaataataattatcaCACCTGATCCCGCCTTCCAATCCAATCAAGTTTAGTGAAAACTGCCATGCCCCTCAAACCGAAATTTAGGTTCAAGGCTATACAGTTGCAAATGATTTGACCAAATTTAACGAGACATAGTAGTAGGACTTCAGAACTTGGGCgccgaaattaaattatatgaatattttGCATAGGTAACTGCTTTCTAACCGATTCCCTCAAGAACCTAGTTGAAAGTGTTGTAGCGCAAGTTGCTATCTACATCGCCCACATTGCCTGCAAAGCTC from Drosophila santomea strain STO CAGO 1482 chromosome 3R, Prin_Dsan_1.1, whole genome shotgun sequence includes:
- the LOC120451650 gene encoding fatty-acid amide hydrolase 2 isoform X1, which codes for MLKSIVAVIRLHLEELWLRILGYIMRRFLRSAMIVFSWFVVPYSRYTNIKVIRRKLPPIRSHLLEIPAVDLAKLIRTRKIKSEEVVEAYIERCRQVNPLINAIVQDRFEEALEEAREIDNVIALGINSVESMEELTPLLGIPVTVKESIAVKGMTNQAGRVFKTPQIAKSDAPVVEQIKRSGGIILLVSNTPELCLLWETYNNVTGQTKNPYDLKRTPGGSSGGEAALLASGASLLGLTSDIGGSSRLPAMFSGIWGHKPTPYAVSFRGHHPTSDFPKWGDFFTIAPMTRYAKDLPLLLKCMSDPTGPKLTLDRPISVNGIRFFFMDNDGPSGMMRPLSRDLHAAINRVATDFNAKRVNIRKMKWSLDISLSAMLTMKNIETIYHKTEEGEQPKTVCKETVKYFFGCSDSILPSVIFGHLQNFMKIIPNSRHKHLASIIEALKTEFKEMLGNDGVFLYPTFPNTAHQHYQIYHKLLEPMYMAIFNTLGLPVTNCMIGLDRRNLPMGIQVVANPGQDHLSLAVAREMERRYGGWVRPPSEDSHSSSGSSKQRG
- the LOC120451650 gene encoding fatty-acid amide hydrolase 2 isoform X2 yields the protein MARDYIKSEEVVEAYIERCRQVNPLINAIVQDRFEEALEEAREIDNVIALGINSVESMEELTPLLGIPVTVKESIAVKGMTNQAGRVFKTPQIAKSDAPVVEQIKRSGGIILLVSNTPELCLLWETYNNVTGQTKNPYDLKRTPGGSSGGEAALLASGASLLGLTSDIGGSSRLPAMFSGIWGHKPTPYAVSFRGHHPTSDFPKWGDFFTIAPMTRYAKDLPLLLKCMSDPTGPKLTLDRPISVNGIRFFFMDNDGPSGMMRPLSRDLHAAINRVATDFNAKRVNIRKMKWSLDISLSAMLTMKNIETIYHKTEEGEQPKTVCKETVKYFFGCSDSILPSVIFGHLQNFMKIIPNSRHKHLASIIEALKTEFKEMLGNDGVFLYPTFPNTAHQHYQIYHKLLEPMYMAIFNTLGLPVTNCMIGLDRRNLPMGIQVVANPGQDHLSLAVAREMERRYGGWVRPPSEDSHSSSGSSKQRG
- the LOC120451650 gene encoding fatty-acid amide hydrolase 2 isoform X3, translated to MEELTPLLGIPVTVKESIAVKGMTNQAGRVFKTPQIAKSDAPVVEQIKRSGGIILLVSNTPELCLLWETYNNVTGQTKNPYDLKRTPGGSSGGEAALLASGASLLGLTSDIGGSSRLPAMFSGIWGHKPTPYAVSFRGHHPTSDFPKWGDFFTIAPMTRYAKDLPLLLKCMSDPTGPKLTLDRPISVNGIRFFFMDNDGPSGMMRPLSRDLHAAINRVATDFNAKRVNIRKMKWSLDISLSAMLTMKNIETIYHKTEEGEQPKTVCKETVKYFFGCSDSILPSVIFGHLQNFMKIIPNSRHKHLASIIEALKTEFKEMLGNDGVFLYPTFPNTAHQHYQIYHKLLEPMYMAIFNTLGLPVTNCMIGLDRRNLPMGIQVVANPGQDHLSLAVAREMERRYGGWVRPPSEDSHSSSGSSKQRG
- the LOC120454606 gene encoding transcription factor A, mitochondrial isoform X2 — translated: MIYTTTLMSSRGGLIGSLINKVRPLAAASISNTPVVPSKTLEEQVGLPPRPKKPLTPYFRFMREQRPKLKAANPQITTVEVVRQLSKSWSDVDAQLKERLQAEFKRDQQIYLEQRTKYDATLTEEQRAEIKQLKQDIVEAKERRQLRKRVKELGRPKKPASAFLRFIASERTNTPQGAKQTYREWHQKTTAKWTRLSDSEKEVYMQESRQEMELYRKSISVWEEKMIRLGHIDVVRHGNLIDPPEPKPRKTLPPKEK
- the LOC120454606 gene encoding transcription factor A, mitochondrial isoform X1, which codes for MIYTTTLMSSRGGLIGSLINKVRQVVAKDWPPSAPTRANDTDHRPLKPPRPLAAASISNTPVVPSKTLEEQVGLPPRPKKPLTPYFRFMREQRPKLKAANPQITTVEVVRQLSKSWSDVDAQLKERLQAEFKRDQQIYLEQRTKYDATLTEEQRAEIKQLKQDIVEAKERRQLRKRVKELGRPKKPASAFLRFIASERTNTPQGAKQTYREWHQKTTAKWTRLSDSEKEVYMQESRQEMELYRKSISVWEEKMIRLGHIDVVRHGNLIDPPEPKPRKTLPPKEK
- the LOC120454607 gene encoding esterase CG5412, coding for MTNNDAAAETAGSSRASGSKQQPKLEITEKVRVLCLHGYRQNGETFKSKLGSFRKFANKYAEFVFITAPHVAKAQESAAEPVPEQRSWWANKDDGSFKGTNKGGPAFGFQESLRSVEEAWRTQGPFQGLLGFSQGACFVGLICGLAKKKLTSIRPEFAVLASGFLSGSLVHMSAYEEAINIPTLHIYGQTDEIIPKEMSESLTAHFKNAEVLEHTGGHYFPATAQQKQIFINFFQDRLQEYLEHQELQQSGNASFVDSGAEDDNDAEVAAMTAELDESD
- the LOC120454609 gene encoding elongin-B; translated protein: MDVFLMIRRQKTTIFTDAKENTTVAELKRMIEGILKVQPVDQRLYNQDNDVMEDESTLQDYGVTVSTAKAQAPAQLGLTFRNEVGDFETLDMTPYSAPPDLPEVMKNQEASNGQEQVA
- the LOC120454610 gene encoding signal recognition particle 14 kDa protein; this encodes MVLLDNSNFILRLEKIANAAKKDSSFTLTFKRYDGNDKPVPRAGRPPLPKPETYMCLMRAQSKSQKISTVVRQEDVPAMMGMYSQFMKSKMDGLKRVKKVKSKAKATKG
- the LOC120454608 gene encoding uncharacterized protein LOC120454608 — protein: MFLNDIGQPLKVESGKAYSSYEEHCGALLFSSAASGDLIIPQNWCNLAVGSQLDISRLKSQKSVSESCTFKTLLPNNPTRIVYDGNEITITLIPAGKKENGLECHLFYIENGHTRYLIVECLSGYLDFLPKAPDCFRTGLFQGIDVIYVDEELISQNHMNEDLYSLVDLIRPKFIYGLRQQQLPKWLLDLRRIDDRNKTYSLSSVQNDAFKI